A single Nicotiana tabacum cultivar K326 chromosome 5, ASM71507v2, whole genome shotgun sequence DNA region contains:
- the LOC107814367 gene encoding putative folate-biopterin transporter 2 isoform X1, producing MGEESKLQIHSEEEVQESEQNNGICCSSMLCAPINWFKMLAVELHWSFVFGVVIVYGVSQGLGGAFSMIGTEYYMKDVQKVQPSESQVYSGITSIPWIVKPLWGLLTDVVPILGYRRRPYFLFAGSLGVVSMLFLSLHKNLHIVFALLSLTAGSAGVAIADVTVDACVAQNSGSHPSLAADMQSLCSLSSSIGALVGFSLSGTLVHLLGPLGVYGLLSIPAVLVFLVGVLLKEPQTYNFAYQQVNQNFTDAAKAMWKTLKCPEVWRPCLYMYLSFALSLDIQEGMFYWATDSDGGPHFSKESIGYISAVGSVGSLLVTILYQYGLKDYCFRDLLFWTQLLHGLSGMLDLLLVLRLNLKFGIPDYFFVVIDASVSQMIGRLKWMPLLVLSSKLCPPGIEGTFFALLMSIDNTGLLTSRWGGGLLLHVFKVTRTQFDNLWLAILIRNILRITPLFVLFLVPRSDPNSSSLPDEVSDSKENIETPATENENIELVALVRNMDAR from the exons ATGGGGGAAGAATCCAAACTTCAAATTCATAGTGAAGAAGAAGTTCAAGAAAGTGAGCAAAATAATGGGATCTGTTGTAGTTCTATGTTGTGTGCTCCAATCAACTGGTTTAAAATGCTAGCTGTGGAATTGCACTGGAGTTTTGTGTTTGGTGTTGTGATTGTATATGGAGTAAGCCAAGGACTTGGTGGAGCTTTTTCTATGATAGGGACAGAGTATTATATGAAGGATGTACAAAAAGTGCAGCCTTCTGAATCTCAGGTTTATTCTGGGATAACTTCAATTCCTTGGATTGTTAAGCCTTTATGGGGTCTTCTCACTGATGTTGTTCCGATTTTGGGGTATCGTCGCAGACCTTACTTCTTGTTCGCGG GTTCTCTTGGAGTTGTCTCCATGCTGTTTTTATCATTGCACAAGAACTTGCATATTGTGTTTGCACTACTCTCCTTGACCGCAGGAAGTGCTGGGGTTGCAATTGCGGACGTGACAGTTGATGCATGCGTTGCACAAAACAGTGGTTCTCATCCTTCCCTCGCAGCTGATATGCAAAGCTTATGTTCCTTGAGTTCCTCAATTGGTGCTCTAGTCGGATTTTCTTTAAGTGGTACCTTAGTTCACTTACTTGGCCCTCTG GGGGTGTATGGCTTATTATCCATACCAGCTGTGCTTGTGTTTTTGGTCGGAGTTTTGCTCAAGGAACCTCAAACATACAACTTTGCTTATCAACAG GTAAACCAGAACTTCACTGATGCTGCCAAGGCTATGTGGAAAACTTTGAAATGCCCGGAAGTTTGGCGACCATGTCTTTATATGTACTTGTCCTTTGCACTGAGTTTAGATATCCAGGAAGGAATGTTCTACTGGGCAACAGATTCAGATGGAGGACCACATTTTTCGAAG GAAAGTATCGGATATATATCAGCAGTAGGCTCCGTTGGATCGCTATTGGTGACTATACTGTACCAATATGGATTGAAAGACTATTGTTTCCGAGACCTGCTCTTTTGGACTCAGTTACTGCATGGTCTGTCAGGAATGCTAGACTTGCTGCTGGTTTTAcgtttaaatttgaaatttggcaTTCCCGATTATTTCTTCGTGGTGATAGACGCAAGTGTATCTCAAATGATTGGACGACTAAAGTGGATGCCGCTTCTTGTTCTGAGTTCTAAGCTCTGTCCTCCTGGCATTGAAGGCACATTTTTCGCCTTGCTCATGTCAATCGACAATACTGGACTTCTTACGTCAAGATGGGGAGGTGGATTGTTGCTTCATGTCTTTAAAGTTACAAGGACACAGTTTGATAATCTCTGGCTCGCCATCTTGAtaaggaacattttgagaatCACTCCACTTTTTGTACTGTTTTTGGTTCCAAGAAGCGATCCTAACTCCTCTAGCCTTCCTGATGAAGTGTCGGATTCAAAAGAAAACATTGAAACTCCAGCAACCGAGAATGAAAATATTGAACTTGTCGCTCTGGTTCGCAACATGGATGCTAGATAG
- the LOC107814367 gene encoding putative folate-biopterin transporter 2 isoform X2, translating to MLFRFWGSLGVVSMLFLSLHKNLHIVFALLSLTAGSAGVAIADVTVDACVAQNSGSHPSLAADMQSLCSLSSSIGALVGFSLSGTLVHLLGPLGVYGLLSIPAVLVFLVGVLLKEPQTYNFAYQQVNQNFTDAAKAMWKTLKCPEVWRPCLYMYLSFALSLDIQEGMFYWATDSDGGPHFSKESIGYISAVGSVGSLLVTILYQYGLKDYCFRDLLFWTQLLHGLSGMLDLLLVLRLNLKFGIPDYFFVVIDASVSQMIGRLKWMPLLVLSSKLCPPGIEGTFFALLMSIDNTGLLTSRWGGGLLLHVFKVTRTQFDNLWLAILIRNILRITPLFVLFLVPRSDPNSSSLPDEVSDSKENIETPATENENIELVALVRNMDAR from the exons ATGTTGTTCCGATTTTGGG GTTCTCTTGGAGTTGTCTCCATGCTGTTTTTATCATTGCACAAGAACTTGCATATTGTGTTTGCACTACTCTCCTTGACCGCAGGAAGTGCTGGGGTTGCAATTGCGGACGTGACAGTTGATGCATGCGTTGCACAAAACAGTGGTTCTCATCCTTCCCTCGCAGCTGATATGCAAAGCTTATGTTCCTTGAGTTCCTCAATTGGTGCTCTAGTCGGATTTTCTTTAAGTGGTACCTTAGTTCACTTACTTGGCCCTCTG GGGGTGTATGGCTTATTATCCATACCAGCTGTGCTTGTGTTTTTGGTCGGAGTTTTGCTCAAGGAACCTCAAACATACAACTTTGCTTATCAACAG GTAAACCAGAACTTCACTGATGCTGCCAAGGCTATGTGGAAAACTTTGAAATGCCCGGAAGTTTGGCGACCATGTCTTTATATGTACTTGTCCTTTGCACTGAGTTTAGATATCCAGGAAGGAATGTTCTACTGGGCAACAGATTCAGATGGAGGACCACATTTTTCGAAG GAAAGTATCGGATATATATCAGCAGTAGGCTCCGTTGGATCGCTATTGGTGACTATACTGTACCAATATGGATTGAAAGACTATTGTTTCCGAGACCTGCTCTTTTGGACTCAGTTACTGCATGGTCTGTCAGGAATGCTAGACTTGCTGCTGGTTTTAcgtttaaatttgaaatttggcaTTCCCGATTATTTCTTCGTGGTGATAGACGCAAGTGTATCTCAAATGATTGGACGACTAAAGTGGATGCCGCTTCTTGTTCTGAGTTCTAAGCTCTGTCCTCCTGGCATTGAAGGCACATTTTTCGCCTTGCTCATGTCAATCGACAATACTGGACTTCTTACGTCAAGATGGGGAGGTGGATTGTTGCTTCATGTCTTTAAAGTTACAAGGACACAGTTTGATAATCTCTGGCTCGCCATCTTGAtaaggaacattttgagaatCACTCCACTTTTTGTACTGTTTTTGGTTCCAAGAAGCGATCCTAACTCCTCTAGCCTTCCTGATGAAGTGTCGGATTCAAAAGAAAACATTGAAACTCCAGCAACCGAGAATGAAAATATTGAACTTGTCGCTCTGGTTCGCAACATGGATGCTAGATAG
- the LOC107814366 gene encoding pectinesterase inhibitor 6, whose amino-acid sequence MTWKFMLVLAWLSTLICLSTASSKGGESYVRDACSVTRYQDLCMRLLASFSSTAKNNPSKWARAGVSVTISQAKGVTQSLLKLKKHNSLKGRGRVALLDCAECLQDALDNLHNSLGVLRKLSSQTFNDQMGDVTTWLSAALTDEDTCLDGFEDQRRRKQVKLLLNRVTNVSYMTSNALALVNKLATTGPECLENS is encoded by the coding sequence ATGACTTGGAAATTTATGTTAGTTTTAGCATGGCTAAGTACACTAATTTGTTTATCAACTGCTTCGAGTAAGGGAGGAGAAAGTTATGTTCGCGATGCATGCAGTGTGACTCGATACCAGGACCTCTGCATGCGTTTGCTAGCATCATTCTCGAGCACGGCCAAGAACAACCCTAGCAAGTGGGCCCGGGCCGGGGTCTCGGTGACAATAAGCCAAGCTAAAGGTGTCACTCAATCCCTATTGAAATTGAAGAAACACAATTCCTTGAAAGGGAGAGGAAGAGTTGCTCTTTTGGATTGTGCTGAATGTTTGCAAGATGCACTTGACAATCTTCACAACTCACTTGGTGTGCTAAGGAAACTTAGCAGCCAAACTTTTAATGACCAAATGGGAGATGTGACTACTTGGCTAAGTGCTGCACTTACTGATGAAGATACTTGTTTAGATGGATTTGAAGACCAAAGGAGGAGAAAACAAGTTAAGTTACTCTTAAATAGAGTCACAAATGTGAGTTACATGACCAGTAATGCACTTGCTTTGGTTAACAAGCTTGCAACAACTGGACCAGAATGCTTAGAAAATTCATAG